In Finegoldia magna ATCC 53516, a genomic segment contains:
- the ftsZ gene encoding cell division protein FtsZ, which produces MTFDMELEDNDLAKIKVIGVGGGGNNAVKRMKEEGLQGVEFVAVNTDKQILNNLDINTKLQIGSKITKGLGAGANPAVGMKAAEESRNEIEEALDKTDMVFVTAGMGGGTGTGAAPIVAQIAKEKGILTVGVVTKPFTFEGRKRQMQAEQGIEALKGKVDTLVIIPNDKLLQISDKRTTMSEAFMMADEVLMDGIQGISDLIAVPNLINLDFADVRSIMLNQGIAHMGIGKANGDNRAMEAAKLAVKSPLLETSIGGAKAVLINVTGKELGLFEVNEAAELIREEVDPDANIIFGAGIDESLGDDIKITVIATGFDSDNPMANKLKSNKKSDSVSQKSEETSEKDHDDIEIPSFLKRRGF; this is translated from the coding sequence ATGACTTTTGATATGGAACTAGAAGATAATGATTTAGCTAAAATCAAAGTAATTGGTGTTGGTGGCGGCGGAAATAACGCCGTAAAGAGAATGAAAGAAGAAGGCTTGCAAGGTGTAGAATTTGTTGCAGTTAATACTGACAAACAAATTTTAAATAATTTAGATATTAATACTAAATTGCAAATTGGAAGCAAGATTACAAAGGGTTTGGGAGCCGGAGCTAATCCTGCAGTTGGTATGAAAGCTGCTGAAGAAAGTAGAAACGAAATCGAAGAAGCACTTGACAAAACAGACATGGTATTTGTTACTGCTGGTATGGGTGGTGGAACAGGTACTGGTGCCGCACCAATAGTTGCTCAAATTGCAAAAGAAAAAGGAATACTTACAGTTGGTGTTGTAACAAAACCATTTACATTTGAAGGAAGAAAAAGACAAATGCAAGCTGAACAAGGTATTGAAGCTTTGAAGGGAAAAGTTGATACTTTGGTAATAATTCCTAATGATAAATTGTTACAAATTTCAGACAAGAGAACTACAATGTCTGAAGCTTTCATGATGGCTGACGAAGTTCTTATGGATGGTATTCAAGGTATCTCTGATTTAATCGCTGTACCTAACTTAATCAACTTAGACTTTGCAGATGTTAGATCAATTATGTTAAACCAAGGTATTGCTCACATGGGTATTGGTAAAGCAAACGGAGATAACAGAGCTATGGAAGCTGCTAAACTTGCAGTTAAGTCTCCTTTATTAGAAACATCAATTGGTGGAGCAAAAGCTGTATTAATCAACGTTACTGGAAAAGAATTAGGATTATTCGAAGTTAATGAAGCTGCAGAATTAATCAGAGAAGAAGTAGATCCAGATGCTAATATCATATTTGGTGCTGGTATTGATGAATCATTGGGCGATGATATCAAGATCACTGTTATTGCAACAGGATTTGATTCTGACAATCCAATGGCTAATAAATTAAAATCAAACAAAAAATCTGATTCGGTTTCTCAAAAATCAGAAGAAACTTCTGAAAAAGATCACGACGATATAGAAATACCTTCATTCTTGAAGAGAAGAGGATTCTAA
- the nrdR gene encoding transcriptional regulator NrdR, which produces MKCPFCNASDTKVVDTRASEDDKIVRRRRECISCHKRFTTYERYDFNNLTVVKKDKNREAFDRDKVYRGMKKSCEKRPVPDSVLLEATKEIEVELTHSNKREVDSSEIGELIMKKLKKIDKVAYIRFASVYREFTDVKSFNEEISKLDNE; this is translated from the coding sequence ATGAAATGTCCGTTCTGTAATGCATCTGATACAAAAGTTGTAGATACTAGAGCATCCGAAGACGATAAGATAGTTAGACGAAGGAGAGAATGCATTTCTTGTCACAAAAGATTTACCACTTATGAAAGATACGATTTTAATAACCTTACAGTGGTAAAAAAAGATAAAAATAGAGAAGCTTTTGATAGGGATAAAGTGTATCGTGGAATGAAAAAGTCATGTGAAAAAAGACCTGTTCCAGATTCAGTGTTGCTTGAGGCTACTAAAGAGATAGAAGTTGAATTAACGCATAGCAATAAAAGGGAGGTAGATTCATCTGAAATAGGTGAATTAATAATGAAAAAGCTTAAGAAAATTGACAAGGTGGCATATATTCGTTTTGCTTCTGTGTATAGAGAATTTACAGATGTTAAATCTTTTAACGAAGAAATATCAAAATTAGATAATGAATAA
- a CDS encoding replication-associated recombination protein A, producing the protein MDLFEYNLQLQKENSSPLANRLRPKSLDKYFGQSHVVGEGKLLNRLIKADKIPSMIFYGPPGTGKTTLAEIISNQTNSLFERLSAISSGVKDIREVISTAKNNLSMYNKKTVLFIDEIHRFNKSQQDALLGYVEDGTITLIGATTENPFFEVNKALLSRCQIIELKPLTDTDIRNIIENALTEDKKLREMNIQINEKAIDVLVNSANGDARSALNALEIAVESTDQVNGCLIIDEDAIKNSVFKPVLKYDKEEDHYNVISAFIKSMRGSDIDAALYYLARMIESGENPKFIARRMVIFASEDIGLANPEALTVAINVFNAVNLIGLPECRINLSNGVIYLASSEKSNTSYVAIDKALEDIRQNKIYDVPSHLKDAHYSGAKSLDRGIGYKYPHNDDSYQQYLPDELKDQKYYDPKDIGYESKIYKKTRSKE; encoded by the coding sequence TTGGATTTATTTGAATATAATTTACAATTACAAAAAGAAAATAGTTCGCCGTTAGCAAATAGACTCAGACCTAAAAGTTTGGATAAGTATTTTGGCCAATCCCATGTGGTTGGAGAAGGAAAGCTTTTGAATAGATTGATAAAGGCTGATAAAATTCCTTCCATGATTTTTTATGGTCCACCTGGAACTGGAAAAACGACATTGGCAGAAATAATCTCAAATCAAACTAATTCATTGTTCGAAAGATTATCTGCTATTTCTAGTGGAGTTAAAGATATTAGGGAAGTCATCTCAACTGCAAAAAATAATTTGAGCATGTATAATAAAAAGACTGTTTTGTTTATAGACGAAATTCACAGATTTAATAAATCACAGCAAGACGCACTTTTAGGATATGTTGAAGATGGAACAATTACTTTGATAGGTGCCACTACAGAAAATCCATTCTTTGAAGTTAATAAGGCTCTTTTATCTAGATGTCAAATTATCGAGTTGAAACCGTTGACTGATACAGATATTAGAAATATCATAGAAAATGCGCTTACAGAAGATAAAAAGCTAAGAGAAATGAACATTCAAATCAATGAAAAAGCAATTGATGTTCTTGTCAATTCTGCAAATGGAGATGCAAGAAGTGCCTTGAATGCTTTGGAAATTGCGGTCGAAAGCACAGACCAAGTTAATGGATGTTTAATCATAGATGAAGATGCGATAAAAAATTCTGTATTTAAACCTGTGTTAAAATATGATAAAGAAGAAGATCACTATAATGTTATATCGGCATTCATTAAATCTATGAGAGGTTCTGATATCGACGCTGCTTTGTATTACTTAGCAAGAATGATTGAAAGCGGAGAAAATCCCAAATTTATCGCGAGAAGAATGGTGATTTTCGCATCAGAAGATATTGGTTTGGCAAATCCTGAAGCTTTGACTGTAGCTATCAATGTGTTCAATGCAGTTAATTTAATAGGACTACCTGAATGTAGGATAAATTTATCGAATGGGGTAATTTATCTTGCATCTAGTGAGAAATCGAATACGTCTTATGTCGCAATTGACAAGGCTTTGGAAGATATTCGCCAAAACAAGATTTACGATGTTCCTAGTCATTTGAAAGATGCACACTACAGTGGGGCAAAATCATTGGACAGAGGAATTGGGTACAAATATCCACATAACGATGATTCGTATCAACAATATTTACCAGACGAACTGAAAGATCAAAAATATTACGATCCAAAAGATATTGGATATGAAAGCAAAATATATAAAAAAACGAGGAGTAAAGAATGA
- the asnS gene encoding asparagine--tRNA ligase — MILIRDLIKDYEKYSDKEVEVGGWIKNSRFSKNVGFIELNDGTFFNPVQIVVGKDNEDFEKSEKLKLSSAIIVVGKLVLTPNSKQPFEIQASKVIVEGESTDDYPLQKKRHTFEFLRTILHLRPRTNTFNAVFRVRSRLAFAIHKFFNERGFVYVHTPIITGSDAEGAGEMFRVTTLDLDNIPKDDDGNVDFSQDFFSKSTNLTVSGQLQAEAYALAFRNVYTFGPTFRSEHSNTPRHAAEFWMMEPEICFADLDDVCNLAEDMVRYIIKDVMENCEEEIKFFNSFVDKNLIERLTKVANKSFKKLTYTEAVEILQKSGEKFEYPVEWGMDLQTEHEKYLSEKVVDGPVFVTDYPKEIKAFYMRLNDDNKTVAATDLLVPGIGELIGGSQREERYELLDKKMDELGFNKEEYKWYLDLRKYGGVKHGGFGLGFERMVMYMTGMSNIRDVIPFPRTVGHCEY; from the coding sequence ATGATATTAATTAGAGATTTGATTAAAGATTACGAAAAGTATTCTGACAAAGAAGTTGAAGTTGGAGGTTGGATTAAAAACTCAAGATTCAGTAAAAATGTTGGTTTTATTGAACTAAACGACGGAACTTTTTTCAATCCAGTTCAAATAGTAGTAGGAAAAGATAATGAAGATTTTGAAAAGAGTGAAAAACTAAAATTAAGTTCAGCAATTATTGTCGTAGGTAAATTAGTTTTGACTCCAAATTCTAAGCAACCATTTGAAATTCAAGCTTCAAAAGTAATTGTAGAAGGAGAATCTACAGATGATTATCCACTACAAAAGAAAAGACACACTTTTGAATTTTTGAGAACAATCTTACATTTAAGACCAAGAACAAATACATTTAATGCTGTATTTAGAGTTAGAAGTAGATTGGCATTTGCTATTCATAAATTCTTTAATGAAAGAGGATTTGTGTATGTCCATACTCCAATAATAACAGGCAGTGATGCTGAAGGTGCTGGAGAAATGTTCAGAGTTACAACATTGGACTTAGATAATATTCCAAAAGATGACGATGGAAATGTTGATTTTTCACAAGATTTCTTCTCAAAATCTACTAACTTAACAGTAAGTGGTCAATTACAAGCAGAAGCTTACGCATTAGCATTTAGAAATGTGTATACATTTGGACCAACTTTCAGAAGTGAACATTCTAATACTCCTAGACATGCTGCAGAATTCTGGATGATGGAACCTGAAATATGTTTTGCTGACTTGGATGATGTATGTAATTTGGCTGAAGATATGGTTAGATATATCATAAAAGATGTTATGGAAAATTGTGAAGAAGAAATAAAATTCTTCAACAGTTTTGTAGACAAGAACTTAATTGAAAGATTGACAAAAGTTGCAAACAAATCATTCAAAAAATTAACTTACACTGAAGCTGTTGAAATTCTACAAAAATCAGGAGAAAAATTCGAATATCCTGTTGAATGGGGAATGGATTTACAAACAGAACACGAAAAGTATTTGAGCGAAAAAGTTGTAGATGGTCCAGTATTCGTTACTGATTATCCAAAAGAAATCAAGGCGTTCTACATGAGACTTAACGACGACAATAAAACAGTTGCGGCAACAGACCTTTTAGTTCCAGGAATTGGTGAATTAATTGGTGGAAGCCAAAGGGAAGAAAGATACGAATTGTTAGATAAGAAAATGGATGAATTAGGATTCAACAAAGAAGAATACAAATGGTATCTTGATTTAAGAAAATATGGCGGAGTTAAACACGGTGGATTTGGATTAGGTTTCGAAAGAATGGTAATGTATATGACAGGAATGTCAAACATAAGAGATGTCATTCCGTTCCCAAGAACTGTTGGACATTGTGAATACTAA
- the leuS gene encoding leucine--tRNA ligase has product MDRYNPNSIEKKWQKYWEENKTFKTSDDKSKEKFYALVEFPYPSGQGLHVGHPRPYTALDIVSRKRRMQGYNVLYPMGWDAFGLPTENFAIKNKIRPEIVTENNIKNFKRQMQSIGFSFDWDREINTTDPDYYKWTQWIFIQMFKKGLAYKKEMPINWCPSCKTGLANEEVINGHCERCGGEVIRKVKNQWMLKITEYADRLIDDLKDVDYLDRIKSQQINWIGRSYGAEINFSIKEVDEKITVFTTRADTIFGATYMVISVDHPLIEKYSAQIKNIEEIRSYRQEVAKKSELERTDLSKEKTGYKIDGLTAINPLTSKEIPVYVSDYVLMTYGTGAIMAVPAHDDRDYEFAKKFNIEMIPVIEGSDIENSAFTETNEGNLINSEFLNGLSVDEAKEKMYEYIEEKEIGHKKTNYKLRDWVFSRQRYWGEPIPLVYCEHCGWVPLEEKDLPLVLPKVDNYEPTDNGESPLSNIDEFVHTKCPKCGRDAVRETDTMPQWAGSSWYYLRYTDPHNDEAIASKENLDYYVPVDWYNGGMEHTTLHLLYSRFWHKFLYDIGVVPTKEPYMKRTSHGMILGDNNEKMSKSRGNVVNPDDIVRDFGADTLRCYEMFIGDFEKSAPWSENGVKGCRKFLDKVWRTQELVDGDSNFEKMETLVHQTIKKVSEDYENLKFNTAIAQLMTLLNEFNNLDKISEEQFKIFLILLNPVCPHITEEIWQRMGYEGYVHEASWPEYDESKTILDVIELPIQVNGKLRATVEISRDASEDEVFEKAIADDVVAKYLEGKNVVKKIYVKGRIFNIIVK; this is encoded by the coding sequence ATGGATAGATATAATCCGAATTCAATTGAGAAAAAGTGGCAAAAATATTGGGAAGAAAACAAAACTTTCAAGACTTCTGATGACAAATCAAAAGAAAAATTCTACGCATTAGTAGAGTTTCCTTATCCTTCTGGACAAGGACTACACGTAGGTCATCCAAGACCATACACTGCATTGGACATTGTTTCAAGAAAAAGAAGAATGCAAGGATATAATGTTTTATATCCAATGGGATGGGATGCATTTGGACTTCCTACAGAAAACTTTGCTATTAAAAATAAAATAAGACCAGAAATTGTTACTGAAAACAACATCAAAAATTTCAAAAGACAAATGCAATCAATAGGTTTTTCTTTTGATTGGGACAGAGAAATAAATACAACAGACCCAGATTATTATAAATGGACTCAATGGATTTTCATCCAAATGTTTAAAAAAGGACTTGCTTATAAAAAGGAAATGCCGATTAACTGGTGTCCTTCATGTAAAACAGGACTTGCAAATGAAGAAGTAATTAACGGTCACTGCGAAAGATGTGGCGGTGAAGTAATCAGAAAAGTTAAGAATCAATGGATGCTTAAGATTACTGAATACGCTGATAGACTTATAGATGATTTAAAAGATGTCGATTATTTGGATAGAATAAAATCGCAACAAATCAACTGGATTGGAAGATCATACGGTGCAGAAATTAATTTTTCAATAAAAGAAGTTGACGAAAAAATTACTGTTTTTACAACAAGAGCAGATACTATATTTGGTGCAACTTACATGGTTATTTCAGTTGATCATCCTTTAATTGAAAAATATAGCGCTCAAATTAAAAACATCGAAGAAATCAGAAGTTACAGACAAGAAGTTGCTAAGAAATCGGAATTAGAAAGAACGGATTTATCTAAAGAAAAGACAGGATATAAAATTGATGGATTGACAGCGATTAATCCTTTGACTAGCAAAGAAATTCCTGTTTATGTATCAGATTATGTATTGATGACTTATGGAACAGGTGCTATTATGGCAGTTCCAGCGCACGATGACAGAGACTACGAATTCGCTAAAAAATTCAACATCGAAATGATTCCTGTAATTGAAGGATCTGACATAGAAAATTCTGCATTCACTGAAACAAATGAAGGAAATCTTATTAATTCTGAATTTTTAAATGGTTTGAGTGTAGATGAAGCAAAAGAAAAAATGTATGAATACATTGAAGAAAAAGAAATAGGTCACAAGAAAACAAACTACAAATTGAGAGACTGGGTATTTTCTAGACAAAGATATTGGGGAGAACCAATTCCATTGGTTTACTGTGAACATTGTGGATGGGTTCCTTTGGAAGAAAAAGATTTACCACTAGTATTGCCTAAGGTTGATAATTATGAACCAACAGATAATGGAGAATCCCCACTATCAAATATAGATGAATTTGTTCATACAAAATGTCCAAAATGCGGTAGAGATGCTGTAAGAGAAACTGATACTATGCCACAATGGGCAGGATCTTCTTGGTATTATTTGAGATATACTGATCCACACAACGACGAAGCGATAGCAAGTAAAGAAAACTTGGACTATTATGTTCCAGTTGACTGGTATAACGGCGGAATGGAACACACTACACTTCACTTATTGTATTCAAGATTTTGGCACAAATTCTTGTATGATATTGGAGTAGTTCCTACAAAAGAACCATATATGAAGAGAACTAGCCATGGAATGATTTTAGGTGACAACAACGAAAAAATGAGTAAGTCTCGTGGTAATGTTGTAAATCCGGATGATATCGTCAGAGATTTTGGTGCAGATACTTTGAGATGCTATGAAATGTTCATTGGAGATTTTGAAAAATCAGCTCCTTGGTCTGAAAATGGTGTTAAAGGTTGCAGAAAATTCTTGGATAAAGTTTGGAGAACGCAAGAATTAGTTGATGGAGATTCTAATTTTGAAAAAATGGAAACTTTGGTTCATCAAACTATTAAAAAAGTTTCAGAAGATTATGAAAACTTGAAATTTAATACAGCAATCGCTCAACTTATGACATTATTGAATGAATTCAACAACTTAGATAAAATTTCCGAAGAACAATTCAAGATATTCTTGATATTATTAAATCCAGTTTGTCCTCATATCACAGAAGAAATTTGGCAAAGAATGGGATATGAAGGATATGTTCACGAAGCTAGTTGGCCAGAATATGACGAATCGAAAACTATTTTGGATGTAATAGAGCTTCCTATCCAAGTAAATGGTAAGCTAAGAGCAACTGTAGAGATATCTAGAGATGCTTCTGAAGATGAAGTTTTTGAAAAAGCTATTGCAGATGATGTTGTAGCAAAATATCTTGAAGGCAAAAACGTAGTTAAGAAAATTTATGTAAAAGGTAGAATTTTTAATATAATTGTAAAATAA
- a CDS encoding RrF2 family transcriptional regulator has protein sequence MRLSTRGRYGLAAMIYLGKKYGDNPVSLNEISKATGLSNNYLEQLIRELKKQDLVISVRGVQGGYLLKKSPKEISVAEILECLEEFFGVTECSAVPGLCSREDTCPSRLIWTQMHDDMINSIKNVSLQDLISKEK, from the coding sequence ATGAGATTATCTACGAGAGGAAGATATGGACTTGCGGCTATGATATATTTAGGCAAAAAATATGGAGATAATCCAGTTAGTTTGAATGAAATATCTAAAGCCACAGGACTGAGTAATAATTATTTAGAACAACTTATACGAGAATTGAAAAAACAAGATTTAGTGATTTCAGTTAGAGGTGTACAAGGCGGTTATTTATTGAAAAAATCTCCAAAAGAAATTTCAGTAGCTGAAATTTTGGAGTGTTTAGAAGAATTTTTTGGAGTGACAGAATGTTCTGCAGTTCCCGGACTTTGTTCAAGAGAAGACACTTGTCCATCTAGGCTTATTTGGACTCAAATGCATGATGATATGATTAACAGCATTAAAAACGTGAGTTTGCAAGATTTAATTAGCAAAGAGAAATAG
- a CDS encoding AI-2E family transporter, translating to MLINSEFLRNALIFITIIFMVFGTYFLITVGNSKVDEKYKIVFNFHKIKKTTILILILLGIAALFSKYPIIYHTINTLLIGIVLSYIINPLVKYIENKGVKRSIAILIIYVIVILLIILLGMIVVPQTIQQIKNMIISLPGFMSDISVKLNALNNKIFKEYPNVSKIMSNAMQTINQKLGTIQTSILDKLSQTGNVTGNIFSNLLRIVLVPVVSFYMLLDKEKCIDFIMGFIPNENKDKFLSICSDMDKAYSEFIRGRLIMAIFVGVLTAIALIIMKVDFAIIIGILTMVGDIIPYIGPFIAVTPAFILAFLDSPLKAIVVVVVFVSIQWVENNILAPKLLGSKIGINPLLVIVSLIIGGGMFGVVGMILSVPFVATVKILYLHFKDKIKMFFKN from the coding sequence ATGCTTATTAATTCTGAATTTTTGCGTAACGCTTTAATATTTATAACTATTATTTTCATGGTTTTTGGAACTTATTTTCTAATTACTGTGGGAAATAGTAAAGTAGACGAAAAATACAAAATTGTATTTAATTTTCATAAAATAAAAAAGACTACCATATTAATACTTATATTGCTGGGAATTGCAGCTTTATTTTCAAAATATCCAATCATATATCATACAATTAATACTTTATTGATAGGAATAGTACTTTCATATATTATAAATCCTTTGGTAAAATATATTGAAAACAAAGGAGTTAAAAGGTCAATAGCTATTTTAATCATTTACGTTATAGTAATCCTTTTGATTATTTTATTGGGGATGATTGTTGTTCCACAAACTATACAACAAATAAAAAATATGATAATAAGCTTACCTGGCTTTATGTCGGATATTTCTGTGAAATTAAATGCTCTTAACAATAAAATATTTAAGGAATATCCGAATGTTAGCAAAATTATGTCCAACGCAATGCAAACAATTAATCAAAAGCTTGGAACTATCCAAACTTCAATATTGGACAAATTATCCCAAACAGGAAATGTTACGGGAAATATATTTAGTAATTTACTTAGAATTGTTTTAGTTCCAGTTGTAAGCTTTTATATGCTTTTAGATAAAGAAAAATGCATTGACTTTATAATGGGATTCATACCAAATGAAAATAAAGATAAATTTTTGAGTATTTGTTCTGATATGGATAAAGCTTACAGTGAATTTATTCGTGGCAGATTAATTATGGCAATTTTTGTAGGAGTCTTGACTGCGATTGCCTTAATCATTATGAAAGTCGATTTTGCAATTATAATTGGAATACTTACAATGGTAGGCGATATTATTCCATATATTGGTCCTTTTATAGCGGTTACTCCAGCTTTTATTTTGGCTTTTTTGGACAGTCCATTAAAAGCGATAGTTGTAGTAGTTGTATTTGTTTCTATTCAATGGGTTGAAAATAATATTCTAGCACCTAAATTATTAGGTTCAAAAATTGGAATTAATCCATTGTTAGTAATTGTTAGTTTGATTATAGGTGGAGGAATGTTTGGAGTTGTGGGTATGATTCTTTCAGTTCCATTCGTTGCTACAGTTAAAATATTATATTTACATTTTAAAGATAAGATTAAAATGTTTTTTAAAAATTAG
- the alaS gene encoding alanine--tRNA ligase has protein sequence MKDYGLNEIRKKFLNYFGERGHLVIKSFPLIPQDDKSLLLINAGMAPLKKYFTGEKKLKKDRATSSQRCIRTADIDEVGKTQRHGTFFEMLGNFSFGDYFKKEAITWAWDFLTNELEVPKDILWITVYEEDEEAYNIWVNEVGVSPERVVKLGKGDNFWELDQGPCGPCSEIHVDRGFEFDPREDAKPGDEGERFLEVWNLVFTQFNKTADGKYERIAHPNIDTGMGLERITMVLENADNIFEIGLVKDIIKTIEEISGVKYKENHQNDVSIRIIADHVRAMTFLIYDGVIPSNEQRGYVLRRLIRRACRHGKLLGINDSFIEKVIDSCIKVYESGYPELKEERDRIVKIANAEEKKFQETLDLGLSILDSMLKETDSDVFSGENAFKLYDTYGFPIDLTKELVGEVNKTVDEDEFKKLMEEQKERARGSRNESNMGWSSDKKYGEGLPETKFDGYDSLKDESEVIEIYGEDENNLNAGQMGIILLDCTTFYGEGGGQVGDKGIIYNDNFKAEVYDTKKTGKKVFLHYVKVIEGSLNVGDKVTIEVDELNRRDIMKNHSATHLLHQALKDVVGDHVNQAGSYVDGERLRFDITHFEAVTKEQLEKVEQIVNEKIALGIPVKIDEMSLEQSQSIGARGLFEDKYQDVVRVVQMGDYSKELCGGTHVKTTSDIQMLKILSESSVAAGVRRIEAITGRAVYKYLNERDSLIDTVKHSLKASNEDEITRRIEMNTEEIKELKKKLKDITNKDLSSNIDSVIEDAVDIDGTKVCVFALSGLDNNSFRDFGENIKSKLEDGVVILANSDESKVSFITLVTDSAVKKGVFAGDIVREVAKVCGGNGGGRKDFAQAGAKDSSKVDEALQKGIETVKSKINA, from the coding sequence ATGAAAGATTACGGTTTAAATGAAATTAGAAAAAAATTCTTAAATTATTTTGGGGAAAGAGGACATCTTGTTATCAAATCATTTCCTCTTATACCACAAGATGATAAAAGTCTTTTACTTATAAATGCTGGAATGGCACCTTTGAAAAAGTATTTTACAGGTGAGAAAAAATTAAAAAAAGACAGGGCAACATCTTCACAAAGATGTATCAGAACAGCAGATATTGACGAAGTAGGAAAGACTCAAAGGCATGGTACATTTTTTGAAATGCTTGGTAATTTCTCTTTTGGAGATTATTTCAAAAAAGAAGCCATTACATGGGCTTGGGACTTTTTAACAAATGAATTAGAAGTTCCAAAAGATATCTTGTGGATAACTGTATATGAAGAAGACGAAGAAGCTTATAATATTTGGGTAAATGAAGTAGGAGTAAGTCCAGAAAGAGTTGTTAAATTAGGAAAAGGTGATAACTTCTGGGAATTAGATCAAGGACCTTGTGGACCATGTTCTGAAATTCACGTGGATAGAGGATTTGAATTTGACCCTAGAGAAGATGCAAAACCTGGTGATGAGGGCGAAAGATTCTTGGAAGTATGGAATTTGGTATTCACACAATTTAACAAAACTGCTGACGGAAAATACGAAAGAATTGCTCATCCAAATATAGATACTGGTATGGGTCTTGAAAGAATTACAATGGTTTTGGAAAATGCTGATAATATTTTTGAAATTGGATTAGTAAAAGATATAATCAAAACTATTGAAGAAATTTCAGGCGTAAAATACAAAGAAAATCATCAAAACGACGTGTCAATCAGAATTATTGCTGACCACGTACGTGCCATGACATTTTTAATATATGATGGTGTTATTCCAAGCAATGAGCAAAGAGGATATGTACTAAGAAGACTTATAAGAAGAGCTTGTAGACACGGAAAATTGTTGGGAATAAACGACAGTTTTATAGAAAAAGTTATAGATTCTTGCATTAAAGTTTATGAATCTGGATATCCTGAATTAAAAGAAGAAAGAGATAGAATTGTAAAAATAGCTAATGCCGAAGAAAAGAAATTCCAAGAAACTTTGGATTTAGGTTTGAGCATATTAGATTCTATGTTAAAAGAAACTGATTCAGATGTATTCAGTGGAGAAAATGCATTTAAATTATATGACACTTATGGATTCCCTATAGATTTAACTAAGGAATTGGTTGGTGAAGTCAACAAAACTGTAGATGAAGATGAATTCAAAAAATTAATGGAAGAACAAAAAGAAAGGGCCAGAGGATCAAGAAATGAATCCAATATGGGTTGGTCATCTGATAAAAAATATGGAGAAGGACTTCCTGAAACAAAATTTGATGGATATGATTCTTTGAAAGATGAAAGTGAAGTTATCGAAATCTACGGAGAAGATGAAAATAATTTAAACGCCGGACAAATGGGTATAATACTATTAGATTGTACAACTTTCTATGGAGAAGGCGGAGGTCAAGTAGGCGATAAGGGAATTATCTACAATGATAATTTCAAAGCTGAAGTGTACGACACTAAGAAAACTGGCAAGAAAGTATTCCTACACTACGTAAAAGTTATCGAAGGAAGCTTAAATGTAGGAGATAAAGTTACGATCGAAGTAGATGAACTTAATAGAAGAGATATTATGAAAAATCACTCTGCAACACACTTATTGCATCAAGCATTAAAGGATGTTGTAGGAGATCACGTAAATCAAGCTGGTTCTTACGTTGATGGAGAAAGATTAAGATTTGATATTACACATTTTGAAGCAGTTACTAAAGAACAATTAGAAAAAGTTGAACAAATTGTAAATGAAAAAATAGCTTTAGGTATTCCTGTTAAAATTGATGAAATGTCATTAGAACAATCTCAATCAATCGGAGCTAGAGGTCTTTTCGAAGATAAGTATCAAGATGTTGTAAGGGTTGTACAAATGGGAGATTATTCCAAAGAATTATGTGGAGGAACTCACGTTAAGACAACAAGTGATATTCAAATGTTAAAAATACTTTCCGAATCAAGTGTAGCGGCAGGTGTTAGAAGAATTGAAGCAATTACTGGTCGTGCAGTGTACAAATATTTAAATGAAAGAGATAGTTTGATTGATACTGTAAAGCATTCATTAAAGGCATCTAACGAAGATGAAATCACAAGAAGAATTGAAATGAACACTGAAGAAATTAAAGAATTGAAGAAAAAACTTAAAGATATAACAAATAAGGATTTATCTTCAAATATTGATTCAGTTATTGAAGATGCTGTAGACATTGACGGCACAAAAGTTTGTGTATTTGCGTTAAGTGGTTTGGACAATAATTCTTTTAGAGATTTTGGAGAAAATATTAAATCAAAATTAGAAGATGGGGTTGTAATACTAGCTAATTCGGATGAATCAAAAGTATCATTTATAACTTTAGTTACGGACTCAGCAGTTAAGAAAGGTGTATTTGCCGGAGATATTGTTAGAGAAGTTGCCAAAGTATGCGGTGGTAATGGCGGAGGACGTAAAGATTTTGCACAAGCTGGTGCAAAAGATAGTTCCAAAGTTGATGAAGCACTACAAAAGGGAATTGAAACAGTAAAATCAAAAATTAATGCTTAA